The genomic segment AGACCCGAACAACAAGCATTTCTTCAGACACAGCTCGAATCCGGTGCATACATCAACCCAGACGATCTCATTAACGATGCGATCGCCCTTCTCGCAGCCAAGCACCAAAAACTACGCGAACTCCAACAAATGATTGAGATTGGGACTGAACAAATTCAACGCGGAGAAGTCACTGACGGGGAACAAGTCTTTGATCGGTTACAAACTCAGTATGGCTTTTCCACGGAATCATGAATACCTATTCATTCTCCGCAGAAGCCATTCGGGACTTAGAGTCTATTTGCCAGTATATTTCTCAAAACAACGACTGGGCCGCCAGCAAAACGTTTGATGCAATCCGAAAAAAGGCAAAGCTCCTCGCTCAATTTCCTAGTATGGGTAAGGCATACAATCAACTCGCTCCCAATCTCAGAGGTGCCCCTGTAGAAGACTACCTGATTTTTTATTATCCCAGGCCAGACGGTATTGATATTGTGAGAATCATAAGTGGCTATCGAGATCTAGAACAACTTTTCTAGAAGAAATTGAATCTAGAAAAAACGAAGTACCAGGCAGCAATCATAGTCCTGAAGCAAAACCGTCTTCAGAAAATCAACAAAATAGATGACGCATTTTAGCAGAGGTTAGAATAGAGCAGTCGATCGCTTGAGGGAGAATCATTATGACGATTCAGGAACTAGAGCAAGAACTGCTTATGCTCGATCGTAACGAACGGATTCGACTCATTCAGGTCATTGCCCAAAGCTTAGCTCTCCCATCTCAAGACGTTGACGAAGCCTCCACCCAAAAAATGACCATCGTAGACGCGATCGACGAAGTTCGTCGAAATATATCGCCGGAAGAACTCGACCCCAACGCCGAGGATATTTGGGCAACCATCCGAGATCAAACCCCAGTAAACCAAGAACCTCGGTGGTAAATCATGCACTATCTTCTCTATACCAATATTCTGGCGGAACCCAGCAAACTCCAACCTAATCAAAACGTACTCGATCGATAACGTTGAGTACTACCTGGATATTACATTGCATAAACCTGTAATCGATCGCACCACTGTTGCGCTTTCGTAGCCAAAGAAATCCGATCTTCAGCACTTGTCCAACGCTTTTCCCAATCTAATTTCCAATCACTCAGTTCCCGCTGAAGATTAACTAATTCTGTCGCAATACTAATCTCCGTTTCAAGGTCGATCGTTGGTACTGTCCATTCAATAAAAAACTGACTTTCTCTGACCAAATGCTTTGCAACCTGCCCATCATCAATACTATTCGCCAAAGTCTGAATACGAGTTAAATTCAGCGTAATACTTTCTAATTGCGCAGCGCGATCGGATTGGAGATAGCGTTGTTTTAAGGTGTCCCAATTTATTGCCATTGCACACCACCCAAAAAACGATAAATAATATCATTCACTTTAGATCGAATGATTGGATCTTGAATTTCCATCGATCGATTATTGGCACTGGGTCGAATGTTGATAATTGATTCATGCCCAACGGTCTGGTTAAACGGATACCAATCAGCACCCCAAAGGTCAGTCTGACGGCTACCATTTTTTAGCAAGACTTGTTCACAGTCTGCATGTAGCTCTCCACCTCCCGCCAAAATATTGCGATCGATGTCCGCTACCAACTTAACATAAACCCCCAAGACTTCGAGCATCGCCCGCATTTGTTCAGGGGTGGCACGACTATGCAGGATGAGAATCATACCGTTCACGACTGATCAAAATTTTTATCCTAACCCAGCCATGACCCTTCCGCATCCTGCTCACGCACCTCACCTCGCCGTTGCCAGATGCCACATTACTAAACATCACAACCTTGCAAACAATCGCAAAATAGTTGACAGCGCCTCAGTTTACCCCTAGGCTTAGTTTTCATAGCTGAATGCAACCGTGTGCATCAAGTCCCGATTGAATCAGCTACGACCCCAAAAATTAAGGCGCTGCCCCAGTTGCTTGCAACAACGTAAGGCAGCTAAACCCCGAAGCTGATAACGGCAGCTAGGCGGTCTGACACGGATTGTAACATTCGATCGGGCCACCCTACTTGTCCTGCGCAAAAGGGTGGCTTTAATTTTTGGGATTTCCTCCCATCACCCCACTTAGGAGAAATCCCATGTTCATTGGCATGAGCGACCACGATCGCCCGATCGACGACGCCCGCAGACCGCTCCAGTTCTACCTTCTCGGCACCCGCGAAGAAATCCAAGCCACCATCAATCAACTGCAAGTCCTGCACTTTTGCGAACGCATTCGCTGGAGTCCCCCCATCCCCGTCCTCGGCTCCGATTGGAAATACATCAGCATGATGGAACGAGATCGGATCTTGGAGTAAAGACGATCGACGCTAAAAACCGGGATTTTTTGAAAATCCCGGTTTTTGAAGTGGTGGATGGATTGCAGAACCTAACTTTTGGGCATCGGCATTAAAAATACGATCGCGCCATTTCCAAATGCTTCTGCAACGTCCCGATCGGCAACGGCCCCTGCAAATGACTCCAAGGCAACACCCGATCGATCGGCCACTGGTCGTACACATAAAAATCCAAATCCGGCAACTGACCTTTCAACTCCTTAAAAGCCCGCCGATAACTGCCCAACGTATCCCCATAATGCCGCACCAACGCCAAAAGCTGCGACAACCGTCGATCGCCCCGTGACAACAACGTTTGAATTACCGACCAATTGAAACTCTCAGGCCGAAACTCAATGCCCTGGGGTCGCAATTGCTTCTGCAAAAACTGTAAACGCTTCTCCGCCTGCTTATTGACCCCATACCACTGAAACGGCGTATGGGCCTTGGGCACAAACGTGCTACAACCCCAAGTCAGCCGTAATCCCGGAGCCGCTTTTTTCAACGCCTTCAGCATTGCAACCGTTTGTTCCACATCATCCAATTCTTCACTGGGAATTCCCACCATTCCATAGAGCTTAATGTTACTTAAACCACCCGCTTTAGCATTGATGCCCGCATTGATAATTTCATCATTCGTCAGCTTTTTATTCACCACATTACGAATGCGATCGCTGCCACTTTCCACCGCGATCGTGATCGATCGGGTATCATGCTTCACCAACGTTTCTGCCAACTTTTCCGTAACCGTATTCGTCCTCACAGACGCAATACTTAGCCGAACATCATCGTACTGGGACTGATTCAAATAATCCAACAGCAAATCAAACTCTGGATGTTGCGTCACCGATGCACCCAGCAATCCTAAACGATTCGTAACCGCCAATCCTTGCTGAATCGCTGGAATCAACGACTCTTCTAAACTGGCAGGCCGAAACGGCAACGTCAGATAACTGGCAAGGCAGAAGCGACACATCTCTGGACAACTGCGCACCACCTCCACCATAAAGATGTTTTCCCAGGCCGCCTTCTCCGTCACGACACTGGACACCGATAATGTATTGCCCCGATAGGTCTGCTTTTGCACCTGCGCCGGCACGATCGCCTCGATCGGTGCAATCCCTAAAACCGCACCATCCGCACCATCGTAGGTCACCTCATACAAACTCGGCACATAAATTCCCGGTACCTGCGCCAAATACTTCAGTTGCGTCGCCCGATCGGCATGGCGCACTTCTTGATAAGCGTTAATAAACGCATCCAACAAAATCTCCCCATCGCCCAACAGCACCACATCAAAAAAGTCCGCAAAGGGTTCCGGATTAGCCGTCAGAACCGGCCCCCCCCCAAAGACGATCGGATGGGAATCGGTGCGATCGCGACTCCAAATGGGAATCTGCAACTGCTCCAGCATCGCCAGAATATTGACATAGTCCAATTCCCAGGACACCGAAAATCCCAAAATCTCCGGCTGCGTCGGTAATGCCTCATGCAGATCCGTAAACAGCCGACTCACCGCCAAGTCCGATCGGGCCGCCAGCGTTGCCCACACCACCTGGTAACCCAAGCTCGTAATCCCAATCGTGTACTCATTGGGAAACGCAAAAATTAACGGAATAGCATCGGCAGTGGAAGTAGCAGGCGTAAATAATAAACGCTCAGCAGCGAAGGGAGACACCACAGGACAACGGCAGAAAAAACGGCTTATCCAGCGTAACACTTCTGGTCTAAGGCAACGCGCTTTCCCCTAACAACCCATGACAACTAGCGCCAACAATCCATACAACAAGGGCAGGTAAATCTAGGATCTACCTGCCCTTGCTTAATTAATCAATTCCGATCGCAACGATGCAGCGATCGTTAAATTGCCATCTACTGCTTAGCAATCGTAGTAGAGCATGAACTCATAGGGGTGAGGCCGGATTTGAACCGGAATCACTTCCCGATCGAGCTTGTAGCTGATCCAGGATTGGATGAAGTCTTCTGTAAACACGCCACCCGCCGTCAGGTACTCGTGGTCGTTTTCCAGATTCTTCAGCGCTTCTGCCAAGGAACCCGGCGTGGAAGGAACCTTCGCCAATTCTTCCGGAGACAGTTCGTAGATGTCCACATCCAACGGTTCGCCCGGATCGATTTGGTTCTTGATCCCATCAATCCCTGCGCAAACCATCGCAGCAAAGGCCAGGTAGGGGTTGGAGGTTGCGTCGGGGCAACGGAACTCCAAGCGCTTCGCCTTGGGATTGTCACCGGAGAGGGGAATCCGCACGGAAGCAGAACGGTTCCCTTGGGAGTAGGCTAGGTTCACCGGCGCTTCAAACCCAGGCACCAAACGCTTGTAGGAGTTGGTGGTGGGGTTGGTGAAGGCCAGCAAGGAAGGTGCGTGCTTCAGGATACCGCCGATGTACCACAGCGCGTTTTGGCTCAGCCCTGCATACTGGTCACCCGCGAAGGTGTTTTGTCCATCTTTCCAGATGGACTGGTGGCAGTGCATCCCAGAACCGTTGTCGCCAAAGACCGGCTTGGGCATGAAGGTCACGGTCTTGCCGTACTTGCGTGCCACATTCTTAATGACGTACTTGTAGGTCATCAACCAGTCAGCCGCTTGGATCAGGGTACCGAACCGGAAGCCCAATTCGCACTGGCCGCCCGTTGCCACTTCGTGGTGGTGTTTTTCGATCGGCACACCCAGCTTCTTCATCAGCAACAGCATCTCAGACCGCATGTCTTGAGAGGTGTCGGTGGGCGCAACGGGGAAGTAACCTTCTTTGTTCCGAGGCTTGTACGCCAAGTTACCGCCGGGCTCCTGGCGACCAGAGTTCCAAATCCCTTCAGAGCTATCTACGTGGTAGTAGCCTTCATGCTGGTTTTGGTCGTAACGGACATCATCAAAAATGAAGAATTCAGCTTCTGGCCCGAAGAAAATCGTATCGCCGAAACCAGCTGCTTGCACGTAATCTACAGCCTTTTGCGCGATCGATCGTGGGTCACGGCTATAGGCTTGGCCAGTCCGGGGCTCCTTAATCGAGCAGATCAGGCTGAGGGTGGGCACTTCCATGAACGGATCGATCCACGCAGTGCTGGGATCGGGCACCATCATCATGTCCGACTCGTTGATGGACTTCCAACCCCGAATACTAGAACCATCGAAGGGCACGCCCAGTGTAAAGCTGCTCTCATCAATTTGGTCGTAGTGCAGGGTAAGGTGCTGCCAAATCCCTGGGGTGTCGATAAATTTCAGATCGACTAATTCGATTTTCCCTTCGCCCAGTTGCGCCAGGATCTCCTGCGGGGTGGCCATGAAATACTCCTTGAAATCGTTCGTATCTTGCTCAATTTAGCGATGACGTGCGTCTTCGAAATGCATCGACCTCTGGAACGCACAGACAAATTCAGCCCAGCTAGCTATCACCCGTTCCACCATCGCAGTGAGTGAGTAACAACGCTTGGGGAACTTGGGTAGAACTTTTCGCCCCAATCGGACAGAGTGACTAACTTTTTAGGAAGTTTAAACATCAGACCCTACAAGAGATTCGTAAGTCTTCGGATTTAAACAACCGCATCATGAATCTCTAAAGGAAGAAAAATTTGCAGCTGCGACTCTTCCTGAAGATAGACGCTTTTAATCACCTGCATCATCCTATGGACTTGACTCCCTGTATTTTGTAGCAAAGTATACCAAATACAAGATTCTCTCTAAATTTAAGACAAGCTTTGGGATTCCCTTAAAAAGCCGGGTCTTTTTCAAGATTTTGTCTGGATCTACATTTTTCGCAACTTCATTTTTCGCAACTTAAATCTTTCACAACTTAAGGCGAGATGCGATTCAAGGGCGATCGATCTTAAGGCTCGATTCTTGCAGGGAGCAATTCTGTCTAGGAAGGCCCCTTGCGCTCTGGCCCTTTGGCGCTCTGCCCCCAACACTCTGCCCCCCAACACTCTGCCCCCCAACGCTCTGACCCCCAACGCTCTGACCAATAACGCTCCTGCATCCCGAAGGCTAGCAGAGGTGGCCACAGCCGTGACAATCTAGCTTAATATAATTAAATCTTATAGCCATGTCTAGCGCATCTTATAACTCAACCTTAAACTGTCAGGGCTAACCTGCCCTCCAACCGCAGAGGTCGTGAATCGTAAAAAAGCAGCGGCCTGAATCGTAACGTTTAGTAAACAGTATTAGGAGGGGGCTCCCCTTACCTCCAACCTCACGTGATAAACTGACCCTTAATTACTTGCTGATTAGTAGCTCAGCTTCTTGCTGTGGGTTGAGCTGAGGGTTCTCAACCACCTTCTTAAAGAAAGGTTGCAATCGATAAATCTGTATTTGGGATCATTCGGGAGAAGAGTTTCATGCGGGACGCAGTAACAAGCCTGATTAGAAACTACGACATTACAGGGCGATATTTCGATCGAACCGCGATCGAAAGCCTCAAGGCTTATTTCGATACGGGTATGGCGCGGGTTCAGGCTGCTGCCGTCATCAACTCCAATCCATCGGCGATCGTCAAACAGGCGGCCTCTCAACTGTTTGAAGAAGTGCCTGAACTGATTCGCCCCAGCGGGAATGCCTACACCACCCGCCGCTATGCTGCCTGCCTGCGGGATATGGACTACTACCTGCGCTATGCCAGCTATGCCTTGGTTGCGGGGGACAGCGATGTCCTAGATGAACGGGTTCTGGAAGGGCTCCGGGAAACCTATAACTCCCTAGATGTCCCCGTCGGCCCCACGGTACGCGGCATCCAGATCATGAAGGACATCGTGCGGGAACAAGTGGCTGCGGCTGGGATCAGCCCCGCTAGCATTGTGGACGAGCCCTTCGAATACATGGCCCGTTCCCTGGCTGAGAAAAATATCTAGGGAAGAACAATACTAGGTGGAAAGACGATCTCAGGGAGAACAACAGCACCATTGCTCCCCAAGGCTCACCACCTAGGCATCCCACAGGAAAAGCTGGATCTAGAACTAGATCCAGCTTTTTGCGTCATGGTTGTGTCATGGTTGCATCATGATTGACGGTGCTATGCCGTTACCGTCCGGGGTGATCGTCTCTATTGGCCGTCCTGCAACCTCACACCACGATCGAAGTCACCTCCCATTCACCCTAGGCGTGCAACTAGGTGAGCACCTGGGCATCCGGTTCCCAAACCCAAACGGAATAACCATAGGAATTTTCAGTAATCAATGCCTGGTTCCCTCGTGAAATCAATCGCTGGGCCAGGGACTGCGCTTGGGCCATATCCCGTACCATGCGTAGGAGACTGTAGTACTGATTCGCGTAAACCAGTCCTGTCAAAGGCTTGTCTAAATCCGGCACTTGGATTTGGCAGGGGCGATAGTTCCCATTCACACCCAGAACGGCGACTGGATCAGAAGAAACACGATCGCCCCTCCGCTTAGGCTGACGCAGCACCGGCTGAGCATCCAGTTCATGGATCCAAAGGGAAACACCTCGGGGAATTTCCACCATAACCAGCGAATTTCCCTTATTCAGCAACTTCGCAGCTAATTGCTCGGCCCGGGAACGATCGGCCACGGTTTTGAAAAAGCTGAAGTAGGCATCTTGATACTCGATCGCCGCGATCGGTTTCGCTTCGTCGGCCAGCGTAACGTAGCAGCTACGGTATTGTTGCCGATTTTGCAGGATGTAGCACTTAGGTTGGTTGGGATTGAGCAAGGGGGAAACGTCGGTTAGGGGGCGCATCTGAAGAGACATGGTAGATGAAAGCAATGTTAAGTTTCTTTACCTTGTCTCCATTGTCTGGATGTAGCCATGGGGGCATAACCGTAGATTTGCTTATCTTGTTAGAGCTCCGGCAGCATACCCATCGCGAAAAACTCCGTAATCCTGCTCAACCTGGGTGGCGTATTGTTCCGCATAGTGCAGAATCTGGGGCTGCCAGTCCGCAGCAGATTGGGCAAACTGGATGAGATCATCGGCGATCGCGCTGCCTTGACGCCCTCCACTCCGCAGTTGGCCCCAGGCAGTCACTTCGGCCATGGTGCGAATCACCTTGGTCAGTTTTTTGACCTTGCCCTGGCTGGCAGTGAGATCAACCTTGTCAGCCGTGGGTTGCAGTTCCCGCAGCGTATAGGATTGCTTGCCATCACTCAGCGCATTGAGCAGGGCTGGGGGGGATTCTTGAAAGCGGGTCTGGAGTGCTACAACGCGCTCAGCTTCAGTAGTCCACTGAGGCTGAAGGGGATTGACGTAGGATTGCAAACTCGACGATCGAGCCGCTTTGAGATCCAAGAGATAACGAGTTTTGGCTGACCCTTGTCCTGCCACCAGAATTAAGTAGCGCTCTACCCCCAAACTGCCGTTGCCTGCAATGCGATGGGCCACGTCCAACACTTCAAAAAACTCGGGATTCGTTTGCGTGGCAGCCCAGGTCTGAATCAAATTACGGATCCGATCGCAGGTTTCCGGGGACACAGGGGTCACTTTATTGGGAATCAAACGGAGACTTTTGCCTTTTTCAGTACGATCG from the Alkalinema sp. FACHB-956 genome contains:
- a CDS encoding type II toxin-antitoxin system ParD family antitoxin, which produces MNITLRPEQQAFLQTQLESGAYINPDDLINDAIALLAAKHQKLRELQQMIEIGTEQIQRGEVTDGEQVFDRLQTQYGFSTES
- a CDS encoding type II toxin-antitoxin system RelE/ParE family toxin — translated: MNTYSFSAEAIRDLESICQYISQNNDWAASKTFDAIRKKAKLLAQFPSMGKAYNQLAPNLRGAPVEDYLIFYYPRPDGIDIVRIISGYRDLEQLF
- a CDS encoding DUF5674 family protein, with product MILILHSRATPEQMRAMLEVLGVYVKLVADIDRNILAGGGELHADCEQVLLKNGSRQTDLWGADWYPFNQTVGHESIINIRPSANNRSMEIQDPIIRSKVNDIIYRFLGGVQWQ
- a CDS encoding radical SAM protein — encoded protein: MVSPFAAERLLFTPATSTADAIPLIFAFPNEYTIGITSLGYQVVWATLAARSDLAVSRLFTDLHEALPTQPEILGFSVSWELDYVNILAMLEQLQIPIWSRDRTDSHPIVFGGGPVLTANPEPFADFFDVVLLGDGEILLDAFINAYQEVRHADRATQLKYLAQVPGIYVPSLYEVTYDGADGAVLGIAPIEAIVPAQVQKQTYRGNTLSVSSVVTEKAAWENIFMVEVVRSCPEMCRFCLASYLTLPFRPASLEESLIPAIQQGLAVTNRLGLLGASVTQHPEFDLLLDYLNQSQYDDVRLSIASVRTNTVTEKLAETLVKHDTRSITIAVESGSDRIRNVVNKKLTNDEIINAGINAKAGGLSNIKLYGMVGIPSEELDDVEQTVAMLKALKKAAPGLRLTWGCSTFVPKAHTPFQWYGVNKQAEKRLQFLQKQLRPQGIEFRPESFNWSVIQTLLSRGDRRLSQLLALVRHYGDTLGSYRRAFKELKGQLPDLDFYVYDQWPIDRVLPWSHLQGPLPIGTLQKHLEMARSYF
- the glnA gene encoding type I glutamate--ammonia ligase — its product is MATPQEILAQLGEGKIELVDLKFIDTPGIWQHLTLHYDQIDESSFTLGVPFDGSSIRGWKSINESDMMMVPDPSTAWIDPFMEVPTLSLICSIKEPRTGQAYSRDPRSIAQKAVDYVQAAGFGDTIFFGPEAEFFIFDDVRYDQNQHEGYYHVDSSEGIWNSGRQEPGGNLAYKPRNKEGYFPVAPTDTSQDMRSEMLLLMKKLGVPIEKHHHEVATGGQCELGFRFGTLIQAADWLMTYKYVIKNVARKYGKTVTFMPKPVFGDNGSGMHCHQSIWKDGQNTFAGDQYAGLSQNALWYIGGILKHAPSLLAFTNPTTNSYKRLVPGFEAPVNLAYSQGNRSASVRIPLSGDNPKAKRLEFRCPDATSNPYLAFAAMVCAGIDGIKNQIDPGEPLDVDIYELSPEELAKVPSTPGSLAEALKNLENDHEYLTAGGVFTEDFIQSWISYKLDREVIPVQIRPHPYEFMLYYDC
- the apcB gene encoding allophycocyanin subunit beta, giving the protein MRDAVTSLIRNYDITGRYFDRTAIESLKAYFDTGMARVQAAAVINSNPSAIVKQAASQLFEEVPELIRPSGNAYTTRRYAACLRDMDYYLRYASYALVAGDSDVLDERVLEGLRETYNSLDVPVGPTVRGIQIMKDIVREQVAAAGISPASIVDEPFEYMARSLAEKNI
- a CDS encoding DUF2252 family protein, with translation MVREVIARIQAFNQGRIPELVQRKYAAMAEDPLAFLRGTCHLFYEDLTTTAASPLAELNAAPLVWICGDLHLQNFGSFKGDDRLVYFDINDFDEGILAPCTWDLVRFVTSIRVAGQILGLDLPDIVCLCQAFLTAYTAAISAGKARTIHRETATGLVDDLLESLRKRKRADFLRDRTEKGKSLRLIPNKVTPVSPETCDRIRNLIQTWAATQTNPEFFEVLDVAHRIAGNGSLGVERYLILVAGQGSAKTRYLLDLKAARSSSLQSYVNPLQPQWTTEAERVVALQTRFQESPPALLNALSDGKQSYTLRELQPTADKVDLTASQGKVKKLTKVIRTMAEVTAWGQLRSGGRQGSAIADDLIQFAQSAADWQPQILHYAEQYATQVEQDYGVFRDGYAAGALTR